The region AAAATTTGAGTAttataatagtaggtacctacatatggtGCTACCTTACCAAACTAGTGCGTTAATTGGCACATTAGGTGACTAAGTCGAAAATTTTAAGGGccacatgtactgtaaaacgttgtatgataGGTAAATGTGCGAATAGAGGTAATTCTCCATTCGGTCGTGTCGTGTTTCaaattggctacaaatataatgaccaccaaaaaatacttaggtaccctaaataaaaaaatcatgcttaccaaaaaaaattactgaacaccaaaaaaataaggcctaaaattacaaaagtaccaccgttttaattacgactgcacttcaaattgtattcgaataccaaatatattgaatgatcaccaaaaatcattaatgatcaccaaatcttgaagaccaaattaatgcgatattttcacctaaataaaccactatgattaccaagaaatgtatacatattaccaaataaagtaaaatgatgccaaaattactagcccctcccgctcaaccccccgtaccccgcaccgcatacctaccaaacctaacctactcttctagtagcatactgaaatgctactagaatagtgggttaggttaggtttgaacttctgcgacccttacagaaaagaaatgctactagaaaagtgggttaggttaggtttgaactgcgactctttcagaaaagaaatactactagaaaagtgggttaggttaggtttgaactgcgacccttacagaaaagaaatgctactagaaaagtgggttaggtcaggcttaaactgcgacccttacagaaacgaaatgctactagaaaagtgggttaggttaggtttgaactgcgacccatacagaaacgaaatgctactagaaaagtgggttaggttaggtttgaactgcaacccatacagaaacgaaatgctactagaaaagtgagttaggttaggttttaactgcgacccttacagaaacgaaatgctactagaaaagtgggttaggttaggtttgaactgcgacccatacagaaaagaaatgctactagaaaagtgggttaggttaggtttgaacgaaatgttactagaaaagtgggttaggttaggttagaaaaagatgacgaagtggattaattaatttaataggataacgatatattaaatatttgcacatttttaattaaaatgtggttacaattttggtggtcatttactatttttgggttcacaatgattattttggagtcatttgctttaataggatagcaagatttaaaaatttggttagaattttacattaaaatggagttcaaattttggtggtcatttactatttttgggtttacaattattattttggtgtcattttatttaataggatagcaagatgtaaaaatttggttatcatttcacattaaaatggggtttgaaatttggtaatcatttacaatttttgggttaataatgattagtttggtgtcatttcctttaataggatagtaaaatgtaataaaattggtaatcatttcacattaaaatggtgttataattttggtgatcgtttattattttagggtggtaaagtagatttttttggtattaaattttattaaatctggtgatcagttaaatagcagcctttcaaatttatcgccactcgttgcgtaTTTACAATCGCAGTTGTATGGTGTATGTGTCgtagtcggatcgtataatccgccgtattacattacggctagccgttttcaaaaacaggggcgttttgaaatgcgacggttcgacgattagccggattgtcattgcgatacgttcttcattaaggcggcctacgtttagccgcatcgtactactattttagattgtagagtgaccagttctttcggtcgcctacgtaaccggagtttgacaatgtttgcaatttaatttattattaccatggtcccaccgcactacatgtgtttgtttcttttccaaaacatttccttcacaacttaaatagacggattCTGGGccgtttgcccttcgggcatctgaagctacctaacgaacctaacctacttacctacctacgcttttttccccaaagtgtaatgttttcacggacgtctcactaaatcaataggtaggtaggttaggttcgttaggtagcttcagatgcccgaagggcaaaccgctcagaaataggagccacgcgaagcggggctctgtccagttaagttgcgaaaggaatgttttttaaaagaaacagtccgacgaactccagatttgatggacaccccagcgtttgtctggtagcgccacgggtgttaaaaatgggaactaaaaactgtcaaagcggcggctaatgactcgctgtattacattacggctagccgtgttgaagaacgtatggcgccgaatacattccggcggattctcattcagccgcattcaatccggctaatcgttaaaccgccgcatttcaaaacgcccctgtttttgaaaacggctagccgtaatgtaatacggcggattatacgatccgactgcgacatatgtACTATTTTCAATGTCTGTAACGGCTTTTATGCATGACGGTAGTGTAGCCACGTGCTTGTCTTTTTAATCAAATATAACCATCGGACGGAATCTTCtcataaaaacatttttactaattattTTAAGATTAAGCTTTCTATTTTATTTCAGACATTTAAGCGGGCAAacgataaaatacattatttattaattcaatgAACATTTTGAATATTTATGTAGATATTTAATGCTAATGCTAACTCATCACAAATTTGAAATTATATTTACTTAGTTCATATTTTCCTCGTGGATCATGCTTTGAAAGCCGCACAATGCTCGAAATTCCACATTTTGAACATATTTTAGAATCTTTTATTAGCTAAATTATAAGCACGAGTAACTTATACACAGCTTATACATAAGGAGGATAATATTAATCCTTGCACGGCAGTGTCCCTGCTAAGTtaaataaagttggtcaagcagatcttgtcagtagcgaaaggcggcaaatttgaaaaatgtagacgcgaagggatatcgtctcatagaaaatttgaatttcgcgcctttttctactgacaagatttgcttgaccatctataccttCCTTTTCTCAAAGATAATTGAAGTATAACTAATTTTAgcattacttatgtttttaacgAATGTAATGGTTGcaacgaataaattatttatgatttatttatatattttataatatgcacTTTTTTGTAGAAGATATTTTAAAAGGTAAGTACACGATATGATATGTTCGTGTTTAGTTTCAGACAATGACGTTGAGTCTGCGCATAGCTCGATGAAGAAATTGAGAAGCCGGTTCTACTCGATAGTTCCGCTGCTTCTCATACCGGGACTCATCATGTCGGCCATCTTGCCGTTCGTGTTGCCAGCGCTCAAGATGATGGTCATGGGCGTGGTCATGCTCAACAACATGGCGCTCAGCAGCGCCGTCTTCACGCTTCTCCGGAACAACGCCTTCAACGACAACTATTATCACCACAAAAAAATCATCTACACCAACGACGGCTACAAGGACAAACATTATGAACACGATGAAACGCAAAACTATGAGGCCGTAGAGAACTTTGAAGAAATAAACAACGGAGACGACTTTAATATTGTCGAAGAACCGAACCACAAGTGGATGGATGAATTTTTGGGCAATGAAAATAAATTCGTTCACATTCACGGATATAAGAATAGGAGGATTGGCAATAAAAAACGGAAGAGGAATCGTCGTCATAGAAATTAGATATTTAATTGTATTCAGAATACTCAGTGCTTTAAGTTAAACTATTTTGTAAGAACATTACCTACagtcttgtcttgtcttgtctaGTTGTCtcaaagtattaaaaaaacagccgttaaaaaaaacaacgggttgcactccgggagtgccggcacagaataaataatagtactaagtacagaagactcactctctaacaaaacgcgtctgttacgatcagcacagatatggccgctaggtggcgacagcgccacgcgcggcttatggcaaaccccaaaattggggccgaacggatgtacttttagctacctgtagcaaagcgacgaaatcgcggagtgagacacgcctggtGCCGGCAGAAgcgaaaactcaatgacattgtaagtttttcgatcaggtcacgtgtccgtctgacgaagcgtcttacgtcttacgctctcgcgagtttaacatttttttcccaccacaaaaagtgcacagcgccgctaaagaagttttcacttcaaaaattgcttaaataggtaggtaacattAAAAACAGCTGCTCGAATTTAGTGTATATTACACATTTCATTACACTGTAAATAGGTACTATTTATTTTTAGtcatgtaagaaaaaataagttaaGTTTGCCTCGGTTAAATGATCTCTGAGAAATAACCCGGTGACATAAACACTAAAATGAAAACTGTAAGAAATAGTCACGGAGATCTCTGTGCATCGGATCGGCTTCATCACTTTTGAGGCTTATATATTTCTAGTAGTTGGGGTTCCGGTTGACTTCCCTATGTGGTAAACGCGTTGGTTCTACTTACAtacaagtaatatttaaaaataggtattgAATTCGATTTGTTCTAACCCTTCAAGCGGCGccagcgaaaacgcgaaaagtagtcaagtggcggggccccggtgggtgatggtcagcgcagattaagaaaattttacaaaatcgtcgatttaagcttttctatgtttaaaagtatattaaatcacatattgttagaatcagcgttatataggctatttgaatataacaattaaattattctaatgtttatacatttggccaggcctaatcaaactccggaagaatgacagttttccagcttccttgttaaaaatgactaccaccatgaaactaattgattattgaaggtaattgctatttaattatcaaaggaagACTAAATCAATAAGAatctttaagattaaatcaataaaagggacctaagatacaatttcttttacaaaacaacctcttaaaaacgagactgacctcggactaggcggtcgctcccgaatcaatggtcctcaccaacaaattttataccaagtgtttttgtgttccttatggtatgctatccttctctaactcgctacctaattttgggggctagaagagcgtaactatactCAAATGTGTttaatttcacctctaaatacgtcaaCACCAACCAACTCTACCAACTTATCTGTACATAATCTTAAGCAAAATAAACGCATTTCATTTCACCTCATTAACCATGCACTCACTGGTggatgacagtttactggttttcgcatcgaccattcacgggttgaccgccacttgaaggggtGGTTCTACTTACAtacaagtaatatttaaaaataggtattgAATTCGATTTGTCTAAATAATTTAGAACCCGGTGAATTACCGAATGCTAAAGAACAGGAGGCAAGTTCGACTTGTTTTTTTATAACGGTTTGAGACAACGGCGACCGCAAAGCTGCTTTTTCTCTGGTATTTAGTTTGAAGTCGAAGTAAACACCGACATGGCAGGCATGCCAAAGGTATCAGTAAAcagtatgtacctataggtagttGAGCCCCAGCGTTgtatactttttagggttacgtaccttaaaaggaaaaaaatggaaccctaggatcactcgtgcgtctgtctgtctgtccgaccattccccccctttttttctgaaactactggcctaaaattttgaaaaaaaatacacaatatagTACTtcacctatagatgacaggaaaacctattagaaaatGTGCAGTCATGCgggagtcggacttatgtacggaacccttggaacgcgagtccgagtcgcacttgaccggtttttttttgtgatacgGATACTTGCCTTCATGCTTAATGATATACTTACATAAATGTTTGATTTTAAACGAAATCTTAAGAATTGCCATTTACTTACAATCAAGAAAATAAAGTCTTCtaaaattgttagttttataattatttcaaatcTCTTCGAAATGGAATTAACCAACATTAATATGGTAGCGCAGCCATATTAAGGGCGTCTAGTTTAGAACCCCTtagcaccacttgcaccattccactaacacCCCGGAgtcatggttaccagtacaatttgacactgggtttacGGTTAAacggttagtgggatggtgcaagtggcgcttagagacATCGAATTGGCAAATAACATTTCGTAAAGACGTtcttgcaaaaaaaatacttattttaataaACCTATGCTACTGATAAAAGTAAGtataaaaacaaatgttttatttttggaaTAGACAACGACCTAAAGGTCCTAAAGTCATGTAACATTTTCTGTAGCTTTTGGCTTGGGGGATGAGCGGTTAAAATCATTCACGTCCCTTGTGGCACCTGCATGTAACTCAGCCCGGGCGCGATGCAGAACACGACTCAATAAGGATACAATTTCCCAGAGGATGCTAATTTCAGAGCATAGAACTCATGCTATTATACCTATATTAAATAGTACCTAACCGTATAGCACAAACTTCATGCTTGAATCTTTTACAATGTGAGTTATAGTCCCTTAAATGCACTCTGTAGTACCTATATGCAGCCTACATAACACTGACAATTTAATACATCAATTGGTTTATAGACTTCCCTTGACTTCAAATTTTTACCTGGCCAATGTCTCCCAGGTCTCGTACAGAGTCGTACGGTAATAAAACATATCTCGCCAAAATCATCAAACTTCACGCATAACAATTCGGAAACTATGTAAGTACTAACACGTCCTAGCAAACATACTTCTATTTTTCTTGGCAAAGCTATAATATTTAAAGCTGAAACaagaacatttaaaaaatgcGTAATCTAGAATACTTTAATCTCAATGGATAATCCAACATTGCTATTCAAAAACGCTAAGGCACCAATATTTCCAGATTTATAAAAAGTGGTTATTAAGTAAAAACTAGCCGTGTGTGGTTGTGCTTTTTAGGTAAATTCCATCGTAAAGGAAATTTCTACGCGTTGTCAGGAAGAGTGTAAGTAAGATcccaataagaaaaaaaatattagtctaattaatattatagttttAAAGATCCGAAAAACGTCTAGTGTTGCCCTCGTATGTAAATCTGCGTCGTAGAATTGCCAATAAATGGACAAACATATAAGTAAATCATTAGTTAATTAAGGACCAGGtaattaaccttttaaccgctgtagacatacaaaatcgggctcatttcgccgcggtctgataaaaatacaatactTCGTACTCCGTGTAACTTCGTACCGCCGACGACAGGAGCACGTTCGATGAAAAattctatggcggttaaaaggttaacaAAAACAAGTtgcttttattttctttaattatttaatttttaaactgGCTAAGAAAACTCACTATGAATACGACTAATCGTTTATaccaaatatatattattaaataataatgagcAAGTCTTCTTGTATTTACATttagtataaaaaaatctataacaATGCAAAACACAAGAGAAATCGTTATAAATACTACACATTaaactaattataatttatccttataaatgtaacctttacacgaataaaaaataaatatgagaCTGAacacagatttaaaaaatacctaaaaaatCAACGTAATTTTACTTTACCTCTCCGCCAGCAAGTTAATACTTAAAGACTCCTATAAAATCAATGTATTGTTTCTAAAATGTTGTAATGTGTTGTTGTTTCTAAAAACTGTATACTTAGTTTTCTTGATGTTTAATATCAAGtcagtaagtaggtatttacaaaatataaatatacttactaactttaggtaggtaggtattgccTCTCGCGCCTCGAAAAGTGCCTACTTAAACAATTATGGCGCTGGCCGCAACAAAAGCGGATCGGACTGTACTCTAAATAATTAAAGTActtaaagaataaaaaaaaaaccaaatgcACAAAATAACGGCGAcggttttaacttatttttgggCCTTcgattaattataaatattttaaaaaagggAGTGTGATTTTCAAGTACTATTATGTCATACGATGGCGATTTATATTCACAAATTTCATGATGCTCTCAGCAAAACCACAACATCTGCCAACGATCCATATCTTTTAaatatttcgaaaaaaagtaactaATTTGACAAGTCAGGTCAATACccaatacctatatatattcataaaatatcacatacaacaaatactCACTTAACTCTAggttattttacattataaaattgTCAGTTTGGCATCATTTACCTAGTAGGtaagtagaaaaatgtttatattgaaatagttaagTAGGCAACCAATTTCCTgtttaaacatttttaacataGTAGGACCCATAATTCTAGTCTTCCCTCTTTCAAGTGGGCGTTTAGTACCcacaaaataggtatttaacaCAAAAGAGCAACACAACGGTAAGTATGCTTAACCATTTTCTGGCAGCCCACCATAATGCTGTGAACTTTCAATATTAGAAAATAGGATTcatgttttgtaaaaaaataaaataaatcacacAAACGAAGGTTggttatacctacattatttaaagTTCATTgaagttaataaataataatttagtgCCTAATAGTAGGACTGCGGGCCGTATCGGGCCATTAGTGTCATTACCCTCTGAACTTCCTTCCCAAAAATGACCTCAGTGTTATCCGCTATTCTGATTTCTGATGTGATATTTCCACCAAGAGCCGGTCTTCCTCTGGCATGTCCTTGTCATCCCAGCCCCACACGGGGTTCTCGGGGTGTGCGTGGTCGTGGTCGTCTTCCACCTGCTTGGTCTCTTGCACGGACGGGTGGCTCCCGTCTCCTGTCCGCGCCACTCTGTTCTTGATCATTTGAACGGAGACGGTCTTCAAGTCGTACGCCCAACCTATGCAAACGTAAGCGCATaaatacaggatgattcatgagacgtgagcaggactaatcctgcacactcagtaactgataattgatcgatcaccgtcgtatctaggagaaacaacaacactttttcctattttttaactttttggtgagggcaaatttaattctcaacaatcatggtcaccctacaggacctaattaataaacataaaacctctttaaccgtaatggcattttgattacgaagaaaataaactgtcaaacttgagtgagatacgagttttcaaaagtaaccagaccgtgatgacagtaaatGACATTCattttgacacagaatatcggtagtttagtattctaattttagggtgaccatgaatgtcgtaaaaaaattaataacttttttttcaacacgactagaaaattaacgttaacctcactaatactgatacgaaacagttgcttataatgaacgatatgcgcagtgttagtcctgctcacgtctcctcctcatggtgcgactctgatcatccggccgtctgtctgtcacattgCTAAATATAAAGAGGGGACAAAATTTCAAAACCTATTTAGAGTCAGAGGAAATTGCGAACTACCAACAGCAAATGTGCCTTCTAAATGTTTTTTGGCCTCCAAGTCGACAGTAAGCACCATGGCAATATTATTGCGGTTGTAGTTTCCGCCGTGCTCATTATCAGTCTGAGGGCCTACCACCAACATTGAAATATCAGACATCGTCTATCGTCCTCTATCGGCAGATAACGTGTTTCGAATTTGCGATCTTGGCGACGGCCTCTCGTCcttaataaagtaaataaagcaATTAATGTGTACCGTATTTAGCTGCTAAGTCGATAACAGCCGTGGAGATGTTGGTGCGGTAGTTGCCGAGCTCTGCCGCCTTGTAGTCCCACGGGAACACGTGGTGGTAGTTGTGCCAGCCCTCGCCGACCGCGCAGATGGCCACGGTCACGTTGTCAGTGGCGCCTATGTTTCTAGAATAGCAATGGATAGTACCTATAGTAAACGTGTATATTATTTAGTATTGACAACTTTATGTTGCCTGATTCAATTGTTTATTGTGTAGGCACCTACTTGCGTTATAAAGTATAAGTTTAAACTGCTTTTGCAACATCACATAATAATATGGTTGCTATGCGTGACGGGGCACAAACCCCTATCCCTgcaaatataagtatgtattacaaactctgtctgttaccttttcACACTGATGAAGATAGTTGGAGTCCCAGGGAAGGCCATGATAATACTTTCCGATgggtatacatatattatatcaaaatatggCCATATCCAAGATCACATGtgcgaaaatcgatttctagaagacttttgGACAAAGTACCGACTGACTATTTGTCCATGTACGActatcatcttggctaggctccgGTAATGTTGTAGTATCTTACTTGTCAAAAGGTTTGTTCCCCCAGATGTGCGCCGCCGAGTTGACCAGCCACGTGAAGTTGAGCGAGAGTGTGTACCGCCAGATGGAGGCCACGTACCACGAGGTCCACGGGTCCTCGCCCCAGCAGTACACCGGTATCCACGACGGCAGCAGGAAGCACAGGATTGGCATCACCACTAGATACGTTCTGTAATCAAATTGTACCAAATTACTCAGTTTTTAAAACCTGGACTGGCCGCATAGCTGATTAACTGtctaaaaacacattttttcaGTATTTCGTTCTTCCTAAATCATTGTACCTTTCGTTCTCACCTAtggtgccgccgccgccgtcgctgGCTGCGCAAAGTCGTGGCCGGGCCGTAACActactgtttaaaattttgttcgTCACGTCTTTCGGCTATATCACAATCTAGCAATTATaggtatactaaaattatactatACTGCTGTATGCAGAGTAACAATTTAtgcaattaaaataaatgaaaattagacataattttgtgttatttttctattttactCGGTCTTTGCAAATATACCTAATCTAGTTTCAATGTGATTTTTTTCATGTCATTGGTAAAAACATCTATCTAacaattcaatataaaaactacaattagGCCCTAGCAATAGGACCGTCTGTTGTTACCTTTATCTAATTGTCTTTATTTTTGTTTCTGAGATTCAGAAATAAGAACACccgaaaaaactaaattaatttcCTTTACAAATTTCTGAATTATCATTTCAACCTAATCGATCTTTGAAATGCAAAACTACAC is a window of Cydia splendana chromosome 1, ilCydSple1.2, whole genome shotgun sequence DNA encoding:
- the LOC134802587 gene encoding uncharacterized protein LOC134802587: MRAFVAILTLALWPVCARALGVPPEVLAALRIEGTPVGKLVTCGQALGPGKCLSALSAWRASNAAEHLLNNKEQTFNLTEDVERFPWQKYANTSDGQIYSELCDGAEKLLQFRSLKLNVGSGYSLQLNSRENGALNVDVYSVSDNDVESAHSSMKKLRSRFYSIVPLLLIPGLIMSAILPFVLPALKMMVMGVVMLNNMALSSAVFTLLRNNAFNDNYYHHKKIIYTNDGYKDKHYEHDETQNYEAVENFEEINNGDDFNIVEEPNHKWMDEFLGNENKFVHIHGYKNRRIGNKKRKRNRRHRN